A stretch of DNA from Schizosaccharomyces osmophilus chromosome 2, complete sequence:
AACTCAACCTCGTTACATTCTGGTCTCTTATCCTACGAAAACGACTGATGGCCGTTTGAGTACACCGCTTTTTATGGTTTACTGGAGGCCAACTAGTTCACCTCATGATCTATCTATGATTTATGCATCAGCCAAGGTCTGGTTTCAGGATCAAGCTCAAGTACACAAAGTCTTGGAAGTACgagaaattgaagataTTACGACGGATGCAGTAGAAGAGTTCCTTCATTAAATTGATTCTGttctttcattattttggaagaaagaatgacCTTATTTGGCTTTTGCAGAAAATGTCAAATAATTGATTCCACAAACTCAAGCTTCCCTTCCTCTGTACGTTCCGTTATAACACAACACTTTTACATTTAATAATAATGACAATATTGGATGAAAGCCCTTCCCTTCATTTACGAGTCTAACATAAGTAACTGATAAAGGTAGTGTGATTGAAATGTCATTGACTAGATTTtcatataaacaaaactgTAGGTAAGCTAAGCAAGTTATCCAATATGAGTTAGATACATTGACAGTAATTTTACCTTAAAGCTTCCAAACTTTGCCAAAAGATgagttttccaaaagtcCCTTGACTGGGCCTTGCTTGGCTCCAAATTCAGCCTTTGGTCCAGCAACTGTACCAACAAACTTGGGATTACCGCAAATGATACAAAGAGTTTCACTCAAAGGAACGTCAACACCATCCCATTTAAAAATATCGTCCGCACTGATTAAGCGATCTTGAATAGTGCGTACACGAACATTGGGACATTCTTTCTCTAATCGTTCCTTCAAAGCAGGCTCTTGACCAGGACGTTCGCAATAAATGATATCGACAGGAACCTTTGAGTTTTGAGCTAACTGATAAATAGGTGCAAAACCAGTACCGGCAACAACGCCAAGAATTCTGGAGAATTTGGTATGGTCTAGCTTGGTAGTCTTAAAGGGACCACGAAGTTCGACGGTGTCACCTTCTTTCTTGGAATGAATATAGGAACTCACGGGTCCGTCTTCATAGTTACGGATGTAAAACTTAAAGTCATCCTCATTGATGTACAAAGGGGTATAAGGACGCTGAACTTGCATATCTGGGTTGCGAATAGTAACTTTGGAAATGGGATCCAAATTCTTCATGTTTTCGATAGAACCCTGGGGAGTGAGAGTGAAAATACTAGCATCGGGGGTAACCTTGGTAATCTGAGAGACAGTAAAGGGAGAATAAATTTCAGTATTAAGGCCGATAGGcttgttttgatttttatagGCAAAGTATCCACCTACACAGCCAACTGAAAGGCCACCTAGCAAAAACTTAGAGAAATTtttatatgaaaaagacattactaaaaaaaagactgCAAACTAATATAACTGAAAAAATGAGAGAGGAGAggtatcttttttttttttttttatgaacaGGGTGCTGTTGGTGAAGTCAGAAATATTTCGGCggcatttttttttttaagtaaGGGAAGGAGCTTCTCTCCAATGAAACCAAATTCCAAGATTAATAAGCTTgtaaatttataatttcttttatatatggagaatgaaaatgttacgaatttcaagaaaaataatctCTCATATCGAACTTTAAGAAAATAGCTCTATTatattcaaacaaaaaagattgATACTATTACTTTAAGTTGATTTAActatataataaaaaaaaaaaagggcaGCTAAATTCCTTGCTCCATATATGACATTGGTAGGGGTCCCCaaaaaaaacccaaaaacaaaaaataagtaacGAAAATCAAGATCATCTATATCAAAACAAGTCTAATTGGTGCTGAAATCCTTGATAACCAAATAATCACGGTAAGCAATATATTCAGTTTCTGTAAAGCCCAAAATGCTTCCAATTTCATTGCTCCTTTTCCCTTTGATTAATTCAATTTCAGTACTGCTATAGTTTACCAAGGCTCTGCCGATTACAACTTCGTTATATGTTATGTTCACAGCTTGATGAGCGGCAAAATGACCGTTCACATTGGTAACACCTACTGGCAACAAACCAGCACGGTTTGTCCTCGTAATTGCTTCATGGGCTCCTCCATCAATTTCTAAACTTCCCTGCGGCTTTAGGCCGTGTAAGAGCCAAAAATGACGATCGCGCATTCTATTTTGCTTCTTGGCAACGAAATGAGTATATAAGGGTAAGCCCTcgattttttctaaatcttCGACAGACGAGGATGCATGTCGAATAATTTCAAGGATATTGGATGGTTTTGCACCATGGGAAATGACAACATTTACGCCTGAAGAAGTACCTAACTCGGCGGCAATGag
This window harbors:
- the cyc2 gene encoding mitochondrial cytochrome c-heme linkage protein Cyc2, which translates into the protein MSFSYKNFSKFLLGGLSVGCVGGYFAYKNQNKPIGLNTEIYSPFTVSQITKVTPDASIFTLTPQGSIENMKNLDPISKVTIRNPDMQVQRPYTPLYINEDDFKFYIRNYEDGPVSSYIHSKKEGDTVELRGPFKTTKLDHTKFSRILGVVAGTGFAPIYQLAQNSKVPVDIIYCERPGQEPALKERLEKECPNVRVRTIQDRLISADDIFKWDGVDVPLSETLCIICGNPKFVGTVAGPKAEFGAKQGPVKGLLENSSFGKVWKL
- the gmf1 gene encoding cofilin/tropomyosin family Glia Maturation Factor-like protein Gmf1; the protein is MSSEARMFSISDTIIKEIDRFRLRLKKSLLFAYIFKIDKSTKEVVPDGEIMQIESVEEIADELSETQPRYILVSYPTKTTDGRLSTPLFMVYWRPTSSPHDLSMIYASAKVWFQDQAQVHKVLEVREIEDITTDAVEEFLH